The Streptomyces europaeiscabiei genome window below encodes:
- a CDS encoding helix-turn-helix domain-containing protein yields MAALFGARVRRLRTAAGLTQAELGDRTHVVSTRITQIERASGAKPTLELARALDAALGADDLLVDLWPYVYREAFPDWSRKFMEYSARAGAIRQYAAHVVPGLLQTEDYARAVLSVGRTLSSEEQLEERVALRMGRQERLGTPDRPELWVVLDEAVLRRPVGGREVMGEQLARLLGTTAEPHITVQVLPFDQGEHDALGGSLTVLTMPDGSEIAYTEGAHYGQLIEDPDEVRSFALTYDRLRAAALPPLMSLDMIRSVMEDNHRGANVPSRSERRRLAQEQLQQSGGRRLRGSGRRVPDRRPRP; encoded by the coding sequence ATGGCGGCCCTGTTCGGCGCCCGGGTACGCAGACTCCGTACGGCGGCCGGACTGACCCAGGCCGAGCTCGGCGACCGGACGCACGTGGTGAGCACACGGATCACGCAGATCGAGCGGGCGTCCGGAGCGAAACCGACGCTGGAGCTGGCGCGTGCGCTGGACGCGGCCCTCGGCGCGGACGACTTGTTGGTGGACCTGTGGCCGTACGTGTACCGGGAGGCGTTCCCGGACTGGTCGCGGAAGTTCATGGAGTACTCGGCGCGGGCGGGGGCCATCCGGCAGTACGCGGCTCATGTGGTGCCTGGCTTGTTGCAGACGGAGGACTACGCGCGGGCGGTGCTGAGTGTCGGTCGAACGCTCAGCAGCGAGGAGCAGCTGGAAGAGCGGGTCGCCCTTCGTATGGGACGACAGGAGCGCCTCGGTACGCCCGATCGTCCCGAACTGTGGGTGGTCCTCGACGAGGCGGTGCTCAGACGTCCGGTCGGTGGCCGGGAGGTGATGGGTGAGCAGTTGGCGCGGCTGCTCGGGACCACGGCGGAACCCCACATCACCGTGCAGGTACTGCCGTTCGACCAAGGTGAGCACGATGCCTTGGGCGGATCACTCACGGTGCTCACCATGCCGGACGGCTCGGAGATCGCCTACACGGAAGGCGCGCACTACGGCCAACTCATCGAGGATCCGGACGAGGTCAGGAGTTTCGCGCTGACTTACGATCGGCTGCGGGCGGCAGCGCTGCCCCCGCTCATGTCGCTCGACATGATCCGATCCGTGATGGAGGACAACCACCGTGGAGCGAACGTCCCGTCCCGATCCGAACGGCGTCGCCTGGCGCAAGAGCAGCTACAGCAATCAGGAGGGCGGCGACTGCGTGGAAGTGGCCGACGGGTTCCGGACCGTCGTCCCCGTCCGTGA
- a CDS encoding ArnT family glycosyltransferase, producing MTTLAPPPATGRDSGPRHRAEAPPAGAAGAAGAGGGLAARARRMFTGAPEDPRWARPALWAILVLATALYAWNLSSITGNTFYNAAVYSGTKSWKAFFFGALDAGSFITVDKPPFALWVMGLSARVFGYGTWQMMLPMVAVGVGSVALLYRMVKRDFGAVAGTIAALALALTPITVAITRDTNPDPVLVFLMLLGAAALMKAVRTGRVMPLIWSGVAIGFAFNTKMMQAYVVLPVFFLVYLWAANAPLGRRIRNLAVGTVALIVSSAWWMVVVDLIPASSRPYIGGSTDNTVWDLVIGYNGFGRIFGASSSVGSQGNGASFGGDASVYRMFNEIMGGQISWLIPFALIALAGGLVLRGRAPRTDARRAALMLWGGWFVLHYLTFALAEGTFHPYYVTAMAPGIAALAGAGGVMLYGAFKEGSVLRWGWVLPLAVAVSAVWAVVLLQRVSGSGTIYTVAQVVAGVAGAVAVIGLLVGRFTRRRKLVALASLAAVVALLAGPAAYSVSAATTASSNGTNPTAGPNTGGGMGGGGGMGGGQRPSGNAQNGNAPSGTGNSASSSSGSSSTSGNSTSSDSTASSGSTQADGADGDGGGTGGGGMGGDSEVSSEMITYLKKNQDGATWLVAVATDQTASSIILESGQPVISMGGWSGSDEAMTLAKLKELVKAGKLHYIVVSDSGSGGQGGNSSAASEIAEWVKDNGSAVSDYSGLYRLDASDVS from the coding sequence ATGACGACCCTCGCCCCGCCGCCCGCCACCGGGCGGGACAGCGGCCCGAGGCATCGGGCCGAAGCTCCTCCCGCCGGAGCCGCCGGAGCCGCCGGAGCCGGGGGCGGTCTCGCCGCCCGCGCCCGCCGGATGTTCACCGGAGCGCCGGAGGACCCGCGCTGGGCGCGCCCGGCCCTGTGGGCGATCCTCGTCCTGGCCACGGCGCTGTACGCCTGGAACCTCTCCTCCATCACCGGCAACACCTTCTACAACGCGGCCGTCTACAGCGGCACGAAGAGCTGGAAGGCGTTCTTCTTCGGCGCGCTGGACGCGGGCAGCTTCATCACCGTCGACAAACCGCCGTTCGCGCTGTGGGTCATGGGCCTGTCGGCCCGGGTGTTCGGCTACGGCACCTGGCAGATGATGCTGCCGATGGTCGCGGTCGGCGTGGGCTCGGTGGCCCTGCTGTACCGGATGGTCAAGCGGGACTTCGGGGCCGTGGCGGGCACGATCGCCGCGCTCGCCCTTGCCCTCACGCCGATCACGGTCGCCATCACCCGGGACACCAACCCGGACCCGGTCCTCGTCTTCCTGATGCTGCTCGGCGCGGCGGCGCTCATGAAGGCCGTACGCACCGGACGCGTGATGCCCCTGATCTGGTCCGGCGTCGCGATCGGCTTCGCCTTCAACACGAAGATGATGCAGGCGTACGTCGTCCTGCCGGTCTTCTTCCTGGTCTACCTCTGGGCGGCGAACGCCCCGCTCGGCCGCCGGATCCGCAACCTGGCCGTCGGCACGGTCGCGCTGATCGTGTCGAGCGCCTGGTGGATGGTGGTCGTGGATCTGATCCCCGCCTCCTCCCGGCCGTACATCGGCGGCTCGACCGACAACACGGTCTGGGACCTCGTCATCGGCTACAACGGCTTCGGCCGGATCTTCGGCGCCAGTTCGTCGGTGGGCTCGCAGGGCAACGGGGCGAGCTTCGGCGGTGACGCGAGCGTCTACCGGATGTTCAACGAGATCATGGGCGGCCAGATCTCCTGGCTGATCCCGTTCGCGCTGATCGCCCTGGCGGGCGGTCTGGTGCTGCGGGGCCGGGCACCGCGTACGGACGCCAGGCGGGCCGCGCTGATGCTCTGGGGCGGCTGGTTCGTCCTGCACTACCTGACCTTCGCCCTCGCCGAGGGCACCTTCCACCCGTACTACGTCACCGCCATGGCCCCCGGTATCGCGGCGCTCGCCGGTGCGGGCGGGGTCATGCTGTACGGCGCCTTCAAGGAGGGGTCGGTCCTCAGGTGGGGCTGGGTGCTGCCGCTGGCCGTCGCGGTGAGCGCGGTCTGGGCGGTCGTGCTGCTCCAGCGGGTCTCCGGCTCCGGGACGATCTACACGGTCGCCCAGGTCGTGGCCGGTGTCGCCGGTGCGGTCGCCGTGATCGGGCTCCTGGTCGGACGGTTCACGCGGCGCCGGAAGCTCGTCGCGCTGGCCTCCCTCGCGGCGGTCGTCGCCCTGCTGGCCGGGCCCGCCGCGTACTCGGTGTCTGCGGCCACCACCGCGAGCTCCAACGGCACCAACCCGACGGCCGGCCCCAACACCGGGGGCGGCATGGGCGGCGGCGGTGGCATGGGCGGCGGCCAGCGGCCCAGCGGGAACGCGCAGAACGGGAACGCCCCGAGCGGTACGGGCAACTCCGCCTCCAGCAGCTCCGGTTCGAGCTCCACCTCCGGCAACTCCACCTCCAGCGACTCCACCGCCTCCTCCGGCAGCACTCAGGCCGATGGCGCCGACGGCGACGGTGGCGGTACCGGTGGTGGGGGCATGGGCGGCGACTCCGAGGTCTCCTCCGAGATGATCACGTACCTGAAGAAGAACCAGGACGGCGCGACCTGGCTGGTGGCGGTGGCCACCGACCAGACGGCCTCCTCGATCATCCTGGAGTCCGGTCAGCCGGTGATCTCCATGGGCGGCTGGTCCGGCAGCGACGAGGCTATGACCCTCGCCAAGCTCAAGGAACTGGTGAAGGCCGGCAAGCTCCACTACATCGTCGTCAGCGACAGCGGCAGCGGCGGCCAGGGCGGCAACAGCAGCGCCGCCTCCGAGATCGCCGAGTGGGTCAAGGACAACGGCAGCGCCGTGAGCGACTACAGCGGGCTGTACCGCCTGGACGCGTCCGACGTCAGCTGA
- a CDS encoding ATP-binding protein, with amino-acid sequence MRTGTTTPGDVPRRSAAPPAAKTVAPADAARELPAFAEQFVSSPRGVRLARRFTVRRMQEWGYLSVSDTSCAVAIVVGELAANAVQHGRVPGHDFGLRLALDAAAGLVRIEVADAASAKWPPTTPPLSYPEGESGRGLLLVDVLAVRWGSAPRRPVGKTVWAEVSIETDGRAAGGGDPVARPSGAVGQAGVTVS; translated from the coding sequence GTGCGGACAGGAACGACCACCCCGGGAGACGTGCCACGACGGAGCGCCGCGCCCCCTGCGGCGAAAACCGTCGCGCCGGCCGACGCGGCACGCGAACTCCCCGCATTCGCGGAGCAGTTCGTCTCCTCACCGCGAGGCGTGCGGCTCGCCCGACGCTTCACCGTCCGGCGCATGCAGGAGTGGGGCTATCTGTCGGTGTCCGACACGTCGTGCGCGGTCGCGATCGTCGTCGGCGAACTCGCCGCGAACGCCGTACAGCACGGCCGGGTTCCCGGACACGACTTCGGCCTCCGGCTCGCCCTCGACGCGGCTGCGGGCCTGGTGCGTATCGAGGTCGCGGACGCCGCCTCCGCGAAGTGGCCACCCACGACCCCGCCCTTGTCGTATCCCGAGGGCGAGTCCGGTCGAGGACTGCTCCTGGTGGACGTCCTGGCCGTGCGCTGGGGGTCGGCGCCTCGTCGGCCCGTGGGGAAGACGGTGTGGGCGGAGGTGTCCATCGAAACGGACGGGCGGGCCGCCGGAGGGGGAGATCCGGTGGCCCGCCCGTCGGGAGCGGTCGGTCAGGCGGGAGTGACTGTCAGCTGA
- a CDS encoding DUF397 domain-containing protein — MARISRPELNGAAWRKSSYSNQAGGDCVEMAEGFRGAVVPVRDSKVPHGPTLCFDTASWAAFIGQLKAGHPRP, encoded by the coding sequence GTGGCTCGAATCTCCCGTCCCGAACTGAACGGCGCCGCCTGGCGCAAGAGCAGCTACAGCAATCAGGCGGGGGGCGACTGCGTGGAAATGGCCGAGGGATTCCGCGGGGCCGTCGTCCCCGTCCGTGACAGCAAGGTCCCGCACGGTCCGACGCTGTGCTTCGACACCGCCTCCTGGGCCGCCTTCATAGGCCAGTTGAAGGCCGGGCACCCCCGTCCCTGA
- a CDS encoding DUF397 domain-containing protein — translation MADGFRTVVPVRDSKVPHGPALHFDTATWAAFIGGLKAGHHRP, via the coding sequence GTGGCCGACGGGTTCCGGACCGTCGTCCCCGTCCGTGACAGCAAGGTCCCGCACGGTCCGGCGTTGCACTTCGACACCGCCACATGGGCCGCCTTCATAGGTGGGTTGAAGGCCGGGCACCACCGTCCCTGA
- a CDS encoding dolichyl-phosphate beta-glucosyltransferase, translating to MNEMNAGGVRQRSVEIVVPVYNEAHVLAGSVGRLHAYLEASFPFPFRITIADNASTDATWEAALALAERLPHVHAVHLDRKGRGRALKHVWSRSTADVVAYMDVDLSTGLEGFLPLVAPLLSGHSDLAIGSRLHRQADVVRGPRREFVSRSYNLLLKLGLAARFSDAQCGFKAVRADVFRALAPHIEDTAWFFDTELLVLAQRNGLRIHEVPVDWVDDPDSRVDIVRTAVDDLKGMGRMFRATVERRVRVADVPHRARRSWVATADRGRTASPTTGIGTPSTAPLPQLARGLKDMEYAS from the coding sequence CCTCGCCGGCAGTGTCGGCCGTCTCCACGCATACCTCGAAGCGTCCTTCCCGTTCCCGTTCCGGATCACGATCGCGGACAACGCGAGCACGGACGCCACCTGGGAGGCGGCCCTCGCCCTGGCCGAGCGGCTCCCGCACGTGCATGCCGTCCATCTGGACCGGAAGGGGCGGGGGCGGGCGCTCAAGCACGTGTGGAGCCGGTCCACCGCGGACGTCGTCGCCTACATGGACGTCGACCTCTCGACCGGCCTCGAAGGCTTCCTGCCGCTGGTCGCGCCCCTGCTCTCCGGCCACAGCGACCTCGCGATCGGCAGCCGGCTGCACCGGCAGGCCGACGTCGTCCGCGGGCCCAGGCGTGAGTTCGTCTCCCGCTCCTACAACCTGCTGCTGAAGCTGGGCCTCGCCGCCCGCTTCTCGGACGCCCAGTGCGGCTTCAAGGCGGTACGCGCCGACGTCTTCCGCGCGCTCGCCCCGCACATCGAGGACACCGCCTGGTTCTTCGACACCGAACTCCTCGTGCTGGCCCAGCGCAACGGGCTCCGCATCCACGAGGTCCCCGTCGACTGGGTCGACGACCCCGACAGCCGCGTCGACATCGTCCGTACCGCCGTCGACGACCTCAAGGGCATGGGCCGCATGTTCCGGGCGACGGTCGAACGCCGGGTCCGCGTGGCCGACGTACCGCACCGGGCGCGTCGTTCGTGGGTGGCGACCGCCGACAGAGGCCGTACGGCCTCCCCCACCACCGGCATCGGAACCCCCTCCACCGCACCGCTCCCCCAGCTCGCCCGGGGCCTCAAGGACATGGAGTACGCGTCATGA